The window GACTCAAGATCGACGACAGCTACCGCGTGTCGATGGACGCCCGGATCGCGCTGGCGGACATCCTCGAGGACTACGCCGACAACGTGGCGTCGGCCGCCGCGACGCTGGCCCGCCACGCCGACAGACGCACCATCCAGGCGGAAGACATCGAGACGTACTTCGCCCTCTTCGACTGATGCAGTTCGGCTACAGCGAAGCCTGTCTGGAGCACGACACCGGCGACCGGCACCCGGAGAACCCAGACCGCCTCCGGGCGATCAAGCGCGGCCTCCAGAAGCGTCACGGCGTCGAGTACGTGGACGCCGACCCCGCGAGTACGGCCGCTGTAGCCGCCGTCCACGACGAGGACTACGTCGCCGACGTCGAGTCCTTCTGTGAACGCGGCGGCGGCAACTGGGACCCCGACACCGTCGCCAGCGACGAGACGTGGGACGCCGCGCTCGCGTCGGCCGGCCTCGCCCAGTGGGCCGCCGAGGACGCGCTCCGAGGGGCAGACGGTCGCCGGACGCCCTTCTCGCTCGGCAGACCGCCGGGACACCACGCCGTCGAGGACGACGCGATGGGCTTCTGTTTCTTCAACAACGCGGCGGTCGCGGCCCAGTCGGTCCTGGACGACGGACCGGCCGACAGCGTGGCGATCTTCGACTGGGACGTCCACCACGGCAACGGGACACAGGACATCTTCTACGACCGGGGCGACGTGTTCTACGCCTCCTTCCACGAGGACGGCCTGTATCCGGGCACCGGCGAGTTGGACGAGATCGGCGTCGGCGACGGGAAGGGCGCGACGCTGAACGTGCCGCTCCCGGCCGGTGCCGGTGACGCCGACTACCTACTGGCCAACGACGAGGTGCTCGCGCCGGCACTCGCCCGGTTCGATCCGGACCTGCTCGTCGTCAGTGCGGGCTTCGACGCCCACCGGCACGACCCGATCTCGCGGATGCGCGTCTCGACGGAGGGCTACGCCCTCTTGACCGAGCGGATGCAGGAGATCAGAGACGACGTGGACTGCCCGCTGGCGTTCGTACTGGAGGGGGGATACGGCCTCGACACGCTCTCGGACGGCGTGGCGACGGTCCACGAGACGTTCGACGGCCGGAGTCCCATCGACCCCGACGAGGACCCCGACGAGGACGTGGTCGAACTGGTCGCCGAGGCCCGTGAGATGCACGACCTGGACTGACGACACGGCTGTTTTCCCGGTCTGACTCGGGTCTCTGACTACGGTTTCGGGTCGAAGTACCCGGCGAGTTCGACGCCGAACTCGTCGGTGAGGCTCGCGAGGTCGTCACCGACCAGCACGTCGTACCCCGCGTCGAGTGCGGTGGCGACGTGCGTACCGAGTGCCACGTCGAACAGCGCGTCGCTCCGGAGGAAGTCGGCCGCGCTCGTGAACTCGCGGTCGCGTTCGACGACGAACCGGTCGCCGTCGAGGAAGGGACCGTAGACAGCAGGCGGGTCGTCGGCGTCGGCAGAGTCGGCCTCGCCGTCCGCGTACGTCCCGAAGAAGCCCTCGGCGTGTTCGCGGACGTGGACCGGCGGCCCGCCGTGGCGCTGGATGGCCGGTCGCTCGGCGACTTCGAGTTCACACAGCAGGACGGCGCGGTCGTCGGCGAAGGTGGTCGCGCGGAGCACGTCGAAGCCCCGGCGGTCGAGTTCGCTCCGGACGCCCGACAGCGAGCGTCTGAGCTGTGGATACAGTTGGTCGGCGACGATGTCGGGTGTCTCGAAGACGACCGCGACCGGGGTCGTCCCGCGCCGCTCCAGATGGCGGCGGAGGTCCTCGGCAGCGAGCGGTTCGGTGTCCGGCGGGAAGAACAGGTCCTCGCGGGGGGTCGCGAGGAGGTCCCGCGCGTAGTGCTGGAGGCGTGCGACGTTCTCCGGCGCACAGACGGCCGCGACGTTGCGCTCGGGGTCGGTCGGGTCGATCACGACGAGTGGATCGTCGAAGGTCGCGGTGCCGTGGTCTTCCGGGTCGAGTTCCACCGGTGGCTGCCAGTCGCTCGCGGCGTCGAGCAGTGGCCGGAAACCGCCGTACTCGACGACGAGTAGCTCCGTGAGATAGCCCGAGAAGCCGCGCGTCCGGAGGTTGCTTCCGTAGGCACCGATACCCTTCAGGAAGCGTTTACAGACGCGCACGTCGGCCGCGAGGTCGTCGGTCAGGCGTCCCCGGAGATACTCGGTGTGGAAGGGCGTGCGGTCGACCGCCGACTGGATCTCGGACGCGTCGTCGACGTCGTAGCAGGGGACGAGGTCGACCTCGAACCCCTCGAACTCGCCTTTGACGTAGGGGTGTTCGGCGTACTCCTCGTGGCCGTCCGGGAGGACCGCGTGGCCGACCTGCAGGCCGTAGCGTTCCAGCGTCTCGCGGTCCAGGTCCGGCGGGAAGCGCACGAACAGGTCGATGTCGCGGTCGCCCGAGAGCCACGTACCGCGAGCCGTCGAGCCGACCTGGATCGCGTCTGTCGGGACGGGGAGGTCGGCGGTGGCGGACTCGACGCGCGACAGGAGGGTCGCCGTGGCGTCGGCCATGCGCTGGCGTTCGTCGGCCGAAGGGTCGATGCGGTCGCGGACGCGCGCCACGACGGCGTCGAGGTCGGTCATCGTCCGGTGTTCGAGCGAGTCGGCCGAAAGCGTGTCGGAACGGCGGGCGGTCGGCGGGCACGTGTCGACCGGCGGCCAGTGGGTCGTGTCACGGGCTGTCGCGGTCCCGTCGCCCGAAAGCGAAAGCCCTAATTAAGTACCTCGTGTTATCGGGAGATAGAGCCGTCGTAGCTCAGTTGGTAGAGCACCTCGCTGTTAACGAGGTGGTCCCAGGTTCGAGCCCTGGCGACGGCGTGGTTCTCCTCGAGACATGCCTCGTGAGCCGGAGGTGTGCGTATCGTTTCGTGTGGAGATCGTGAGTGGAACGTGTGTCGGACGTCGGTCTCTTCCTCTCGGTCGTGAACGCCGGCGCGTCACGCCGTCCGACGAGTGGGCTGTCGGACCAGTCCGACAGAACGGGTCACGGCTCACGAGCGCCACGGTGAGTCGGGAGGTGGTCGGCAGAAGTCGGTATCGAGCGCCGGAGCGTCCGGGCGTCGATGTGTCGCAGTCGCGTGTCGAGGCGTCGGTGTGTCGCCGGTTCAGCTGTCGGCGGTGACGTAGATCATCGGGCCGACGACGAGCAGTACGATCCCCAAGAAGAGGTAGTGGAACGGCAGAATCGACTGCGGCGTCAGCGCGAAGATCAGCCCGAACACGGTGACGTTGATGCCGATCAACTGCTGTGATCTCAGGGGGAGCGCCCCGAGCGTCGTCACGACGAAACCGAGGAGCAGCGCCTGCCCGACGTTGTAGTTGAGCAGAAAGCTGTCGATCACCTGTAGCGGGAGCATCCTTGGCCGTAGTTCGACCGGAATCGGCCATTAAAGTTCCGTTCCCGGTCGGCGTCACCCGCCCCCCGTTCGCCGACGCCAGACGGCGGCGTCACTCCCGATCCATCGGGCCGGTGATGTCCAGCGGGCGGAGCCAGCCCCACCAGATCACGACGACCATCCCGCCGTACCCGAGGACGTAGACCACCATACCGAGCGTGTCGTACCCCAGTTCGCCGAGGAACCGGCGGGCGATCCCGGAGCCCGCGACACCCACCAGCAGGATCACCGCGAGCAGGAGCGTGTCGCTCGTCAGCAGGCTCCGCCCGCCGTCTGCCGCACTCGCGTCGTCGCTCATACCCCCAGTTGGGAACCGACGACCCTGAACCCCTCGGTTCGTCGCGCCCGCTCCCCCTCGTCCTCCGCGCCCGCCACTGTGACACACACTCACGATGCCGCTTTACCGGCGGGCGTCGTGGCGACCGTCATGGACTACCGCTCCGTCCCCGAGTCGCACCGCGAGGCGTTCTTCGACGCGGTGCGCTACGCCTTCAGGCCGGAAGACGGCCCGGCGTGGGAGCGACCGGACGACGACGAAGACCGACCGAGACCGATGACGCTGCGCGGGATGTACGACGCCGACCCGGCGACGCCGGACGCCGAGTTGTCCGCCGACGACCTCCACGCGACCGGCGGCTACTACGACTTCACGACCCGCATCCGCGACGACTGGCACACCGCCGGCGGCGTGAGCGTCGTCACCGCCGATCCGACGATCCGGCGCTCGGGCGTCGTGGCGACGATGCTCGACGAGATGCTCGCGGAGTTCCGCGACGAGGGCGTCGACTTCTCCGTCCTGTGGCCCTTCGAGTACGACTTCTACCGGCGGTTCGGCTGGGCGAAGTCGAACGACACCGCACTCGTGACACTTCCACCAGAGGCACTCGCGGCGGTCGCCCCCGACCCGGCCGGCGAGTTCGTCCGCCTCACAGCCGACGACTGGGAGACGGTCGAGTCGGTCCGCGACGAGTGGGCGACCGAGGCGCTGGCGGTCCGGCGGAGCGAGGCGTTCTGGCGCTACCGCATCTTCGACTCCTGGCAGTCGGACCCCTACGCCTACGGCTGGGAACGCGACGGGGAGCTTCGCGGCTACCTCGTCTACCGCGTCGAGGAAGGCGAGGGTGACGACGGGAAGACGATGGCAGTGACCGAACTCGCGGGCGTGGACCGCGAGGCGACCGACCACCTGTACCGCTTCTGCCGGAACCACGACTCGCAGGTGGAGTCGGTCCGCATCCGGCTGCCGGTCGACACGTCGCTCCTCGACCGACTGACCGATCCGCGCGCGGCCGACGTCGAAATCCGACCGGGACCGATGGTCCGCATCGTGGACGTGGCGCGCGCGCTGTCGGCGCTGTCGTACCCCGCCGGCGTCTCGACGACGGTCACGCTGTCGGTGTCCGACCCGCGCTGTGACTGGAACGAGGGACGCTTCGAACTCTCGGTCGCGGACGGCAGCGGGACCGTGACGTGGCTAACCGAGACGAGTGAGGCGGGTGCGGACGCCCACCTCGGGGTCGGGCCGCTGTCGCAACTCGCGGTCGGGTCGCTGTCGGCGAGCGAGTTGGCGTCCTACGGCGACGTCGCGGGGCCGGACCGGGACGCGCCGGCCGAACAGACGGTCGAGACGCTGGCCGCGCTGTTCCCGAAGGAACCGGTCTACCTGCGGGAAGGGTTCTGACGCGCCGGGCGTCGGGGCATCGTCGCTGTCGGCGATCTGGGCGGCGAGACGCCTATTCTTTTGTCGGCACCGGGAGTACTCGGGGTGTGGTCGAC of the Salinirubrum litoreum genome contains:
- the cca gene encoding CCA tRNA nucleotidyltransferase — translated: MTDLDAVVARVRDRIDPSADERQRMADATATLLSRVESATADLPVPTDAIQVGSTARGTWLSGDRDIDLFVRFPPDLDRETLERYGLQVGHAVLPDGHEEYAEHPYVKGEFEGFEVDLVPCYDVDDASEIQSAVDRTPFHTEYLRGRLTDDLAADVRVCKRFLKGIGAYGSNLRTRGFSGYLTELLVVEYGGFRPLLDAASDWQPPVELDPEDHGTATFDDPLVVIDPTDPERNVAAVCAPENVARLQHYARDLLATPREDLFFPPDTEPLAAEDLRRHLERRGTTPVAVVFETPDIVADQLYPQLRRSLSGVRSELDRRGFDVLRATTFADDRAVLLCELEVAERPAIQRHGGPPVHVREHAEGFFGTYADGEADSADADDPPAVYGPFLDGDRFVVERDREFTSAADFLRSDALFDVALGTHVATALDAGYDVLVGDDLASLTDEFGVELAGYFDPKP
- a CDS encoding histone deacetylase family protein, yielding MQFGYSEACLEHDTGDRHPENPDRLRAIKRGLQKRHGVEYVDADPASTAAVAAVHDEDYVADVESFCERGGGNWDPDTVASDETWDAALASAGLAQWAAEDALRGADGRRTPFSLGRPPGHHAVEDDAMGFCFFNNAAVAAQSVLDDGPADSVAIFDWDVHHGNGTQDIFYDRGDVFYASFHEDGLYPGTGELDEIGVGDGKGATLNVPLPAGAGDADYLLANDEVLAPALARFDPDLLVVSAGFDAHRHDPISRMRVSTEGYALLTERMQEIRDDVDCPLAFVLEGGYGLDTLSDGVATVHETFDGRSPIDPDEDPDEDVVELVAEAREMHDLD
- a CDS encoding GNAT family N-acetyltransferase, with translation MDYRSVPESHREAFFDAVRYAFRPEDGPAWERPDDDEDRPRPMTLRGMYDADPATPDAELSADDLHATGGYYDFTTRIRDDWHTAGGVSVVTADPTIRRSGVVATMLDEMLAEFRDEGVDFSVLWPFEYDFYRRFGWAKSNDTALVTLPPEALAAVAPDPAGEFVRLTADDWETVESVRDEWATEALAVRRSEAFWRYRIFDSWQSDPYAYGWERDGELRGYLVYRVEEGEGDDGKTMAVTELAGVDREATDHLYRFCRNHDSQVESVRIRLPVDTSLLDRLTDPRAADVEIRPGPMVRIVDVARALSALSYPAGVSTTVTLSVSDPRCDWNEGRFELSVADGSGTVTWLTETSEAGADAHLGVGPLSQLAVGSLSASELASYGDVAGPDRDAPAEQTVETLAALFPKEPVYLREGF